In Burkholderia gladioli, a genomic segment contains:
- a CDS encoding flagella synthesis protein FlgN, with translation MKEALLATINDEHATVEAFASLLAYEQQALTAASPADTLPDIIERKTQLVERLATLEKQRDVQLAALGYPAGRVGIDAASERDPSVASRWKLLREATERVRHANLNNGMLIRIRMDYNERTLQVLRAQPARAGLYGPDGRVSGAAR, from the coding sequence ATGAAAGAAGCACTGCTGGCGACGATCAACGACGAGCACGCGACGGTGGAAGCCTTCGCCTCCCTGCTCGCCTACGAGCAACAGGCGCTGACGGCGGCCTCGCCGGCCGATACGCTGCCCGACATCATCGAGCGCAAGACCCAGCTGGTCGAGCGCCTGGCCACGCTCGAGAAGCAGCGCGACGTGCAGCTCGCCGCGCTCGGCTACCCGGCCGGCCGCGTCGGCATCGACGCCGCCTCGGAGCGCGACCCGAGCGTCGCGAGCCGCTGGAAGCTGCTGCGCGAGGCCACCGAGCGCGTGCGCCACGCCAACCTCAACAACGGCATGCTGATCCGCATCCGCATGGACTACAACGAGCGCACCCTGCAGGTGCTGCGCGCCCAGCCGGCGCGCGCCGGCCTGTACGGCCCGGACGGGCGCGTGTCGGGCGCGGCGCGCTGA
- a CDS encoding GNAT family N-acetyltransferase: protein MSGAPAVAIRAARPADAPAVSALLRQLGYEAGPAQVQGRLEALAGSAADTVLVAAVGSEIAGCISLHALPLFHAEGRLGRITSLVVDQGRRSRGIGGALMAAAAAWFEAAGCVKTEVTSGDHRADAHRFYARHGYARDGQRLSRRGPFDLVATEPRA from the coding sequence ATGAGCGGCGCGCCGGCGGTGGCGATCCGCGCGGCGCGGCCGGCCGATGCGCCGGCCGTCTCGGCGCTGCTGCGCCAGCTCGGTTACGAGGCCGGGCCGGCCCAGGTCCAGGGCCGGCTCGAGGCGCTGGCCGGCAGCGCGGCCGACACGGTGCTGGTGGCGGCGGTCGGCAGCGAGATCGCCGGCTGCATCAGCCTGCACGCCCTGCCGCTGTTTCATGCCGAGGGGCGACTGGGCCGCATCACGAGCCTGGTGGTCGACCAGGGCCGGCGCTCGCGCGGCATCGGTGGCGCGCTGATGGCCGCCGCCGCGGCCTGGTTCGAGGCCGCCGGCTGCGTGAAGACCGAGGTGACGAGCGGCGACCACCGCGCCGATGCGCATCGCTTTTATGCGCGCCATGGTTACGCGCGGGATGGGCAGCGGCTGTCGCGGCGCGGCCCATTCGACCTGGTCGCGACTGAGCCGCGCGCCTGA
- a CDS encoding multifunctional CCA addition/repair protein, protein MKIYAVGGAIRDELLGVPVQDRDYVVVGATPEQLAAQGYRPVGKDFPVFLHPRTHEEYALARTERKTAAGYHGFQFYFAPDVTLEEDLARRDLSINAMARELSPDGSLVGPVVDPFDGRADLAAKRFRHVGPAFVEDPVRILRIARFAARFADFTVAPETLALMREMVTAGEVDALVPERVWQELSRGLMEAKPSRMFEVLRECGALARILPEVDALFGVPQRADYHPEVDTGVHVMMVVDYAARHGYTLPVRFAALTHDLGKATTPEHVLPRHIGHEGRSVDLLKPLSERLRVPNECRDLALLVAREHGNLHQVMKMGAAALVRFLERADALRKPGRFAEMLQACESDARGRLGLEAQPYPQAERLRRALLAARSVDAGQVAAGLRGNPEGIREAVHRARIAAVAAELSIDADAGE, encoded by the coding sequence ATGAAGATCTACGCAGTCGGCGGCGCGATTCGCGACGAACTGCTCGGCGTGCCGGTCCAGGATCGCGACTACGTGGTGGTCGGCGCGACGCCCGAGCAGTTGGCGGCCCAGGGCTATCGCCCGGTCGGCAAGGATTTCCCGGTGTTCCTGCATCCGCGCACCCACGAGGAATACGCGCTGGCGCGCACCGAGCGCAAGACCGCGGCCGGTTATCACGGCTTCCAGTTCTATTTCGCGCCCGACGTCACGCTCGAGGAGGACCTGGCGCGCCGCGACCTGAGCATCAACGCGATGGCGCGCGAGTTGAGCCCCGACGGCAGCCTGGTCGGCCCGGTGGTGGATCCGTTCGACGGCCGCGCCGACCTGGCCGCGAAGCGCTTTCGCCACGTCGGCCCGGCCTTCGTCGAGGATCCGGTGCGGATCCTGCGGATCGCGCGCTTCGCGGCCCGTTTCGCCGATTTCACGGTCGCGCCCGAGACGCTCGCGCTGATGCGCGAGATGGTGACGGCCGGCGAGGTCGACGCGCTGGTGCCCGAGCGGGTCTGGCAGGAGCTCTCGCGCGGGCTGATGGAGGCGAAACCCTCGCGGATGTTCGAGGTGCTGCGCGAATGCGGGGCGCTGGCGCGCATCCTGCCCGAGGTCGACGCGCTGTTCGGCGTGCCGCAGCGCGCCGACTACCACCCCGAGGTGGATACCGGCGTGCACGTGATGATGGTGGTCGACTACGCGGCGCGGCACGGCTACACGCTGCCGGTGCGCTTCGCCGCGCTGACCCACGATCTCGGCAAGGCCACCACGCCCGAGCACGTGCTGCCGCGCCATATCGGCCATGAAGGCCGCAGCGTCGATCTGCTCAAGCCCTTGAGCGAGCGCCTGCGCGTGCCGAACGAATGCCGCGACCTGGCCCTGCTGGTGGCGCGCGAGCACGGCAACCTGCACCAGGTGATGAAGATGGGCGCGGCCGCGCTGGTGCGCTTCCTGGAACGCGCCGACGCGCTGCGCAAGCCCGGCCGCTTCGCCGAGATGCTGCAGGCCTGCGAATCGGATGCGCGCGGGCGGCTCGGGCTGGAGGCGCAGCCCTATCCGCAGGCCGAGCGCCTGCGGCGCGCGCTGCTGGCCGCGCGCTCGGTGGATGCCGGCCAGGTGGCGGCCGGGCTGCGCGGCAATCCGGAAGGAATCCGCGAGGCGGTGCATCGGGCGCGGATCGCGGCGGTGGCGGCCGAGCTCTCGATCGACGCCGACGCGGGCGAATGA
- a CDS encoding glutathione S-transferase family protein encodes MQLIIGDKSYSSWSMRPWVLMRHFGIPFDETLIELRTPETSARIRAVSPSGKVPCLIDDDGLAIWDSLAIAETLAERHPALAMWPAEPAARARARSVSAEMHAGFVALRAEMPLDIRATLPGREASPAALADVARIDALWRDCLAASGGPFLFGAFGIADAMYAPVVMRFVTYAPPLSEVAAAYVARMLAVPAVAAWADEARHETRVFDH; translated from the coding sequence ATGCAATTGATCATTGGCGACAAGAGCTATTCCTCGTGGTCGATGCGGCCCTGGGTGCTGATGCGGCACTTCGGGATCCCCTTCGACGAGACGCTGATCGAGCTGCGCACGCCCGAGACGAGCGCGCGGATCCGCGCGGTATCGCCCTCGGGCAAGGTGCCCTGCCTGATCGACGACGACGGCCTGGCGATCTGGGATTCGCTGGCGATCGCCGAGACCCTGGCCGAGCGTCATCCGGCGCTGGCCATGTGGCCGGCCGAGCCGGCCGCGCGGGCCCGCGCGCGCAGCGTGTCGGCCGAGATGCATGCCGGCTTCGTCGCGCTGCGCGCCGAGATGCCGCTCGATATCCGCGCCACCCTGCCGGGCCGCGAGGCCTCGCCGGCGGCGCTGGCCGACGTGGCGCGCATCGACGCGCTGTGGCGCGACTGCCTCGCTGCCTCGGGCGGGCCGTTCCTGTTCGGTGCCTTCGGCATCGCCGACGCGATGTACGCGCCGGTGGTGATGCGCTTCGTCACCTATGCGCCGCCGCTATCCGAGGTCGCGGCGGCTTATGTGGCGCGCATGCTCGCGGTGCCGGCGGTGGCGGCCTGGGCCGACGAGGCGCGTCACGAGACGCGCGTGTTCGATCACTGA
- a CDS encoding complex I NDUFA9 subunit family protein — translation MDRPPLALIGGTGFIGARLVANLVRDGRPVRIAARRREHARHLATLPVEIVELDSFDTRSLARFVAGAQVAVNLVGVLHGGHGKPYGEGFRQAHVALPAALAAACAEAGVPQLVQVSALGADSRGPSMYQRSKGDGEAALHAAAAASGGALAVTVLRPSVVFGPGDAFLSTFARLQRSLPVLPLAMPDAQFQPIYVGDVAQALSRVSGLREAYGKTYELGGPKVYTLEQLVRYCGVLVGHEARILRLPDALARWQARLFECLPGEPVMTRDNLDSMRVPNLASGPLAPELGIRPASIESVAPSYLGAGGTRHDAWRARR, via the coding sequence ATGGATCGCCCGCCCCTCGCCCTGATCGGCGGTACCGGCTTCATCGGTGCCCGCCTGGTCGCGAACCTGGTTCGCGACGGCCGCCCGGTGCGGATCGCCGCGCGGCGCCGCGAGCATGCCCGCCATCTCGCCACGCTGCCGGTCGAGATCGTCGAGCTGGACAGCTTCGATACCCGCAGCCTGGCGCGCTTCGTGGCCGGCGCGCAGGTGGCCGTCAACCTGGTCGGCGTCCTGCACGGCGGCCACGGCAAGCCTTACGGCGAAGGTTTCCGGCAGGCCCACGTGGCGCTGCCGGCGGCGCTGGCGGCGGCCTGCGCCGAGGCCGGCGTCCCGCAACTGGTGCAGGTCAGCGCGCTCGGTGCCGATTCGCGCGGGCCCAGCATGTACCAGCGTTCCAAGGGCGACGGCGAGGCCGCGCTGCATGCGGCGGCGGCCGCTTCCGGCGGCGCGCTGGCGGTCACGGTGCTGCGGCCCTCGGTGGTGTTCGGCCCCGGCGACGCGTTCCTGAGCACCTTCGCGCGGCTGCAGCGCAGCTTGCCGGTGCTGCCGCTGGCGATGCCCGACGCGCAATTCCAGCCGATCTACGTCGGCGACGTCGCGCAGGCGCTGAGCCGCGTCAGCGGGCTGCGCGAGGCGTATGGCAAGACCTACGAGCTGGGCGGCCCGAAGGTCTACACGCTCGAGCAACTGGTGCGCTACTGCGGCGTACTGGTCGGGCACGAGGCACGCATCCTGCGCCTGCCCGACGCGCTGGCGCGGTGGCAGGCGCGCCTGTTCGAGTGCCTGCCCGGCGAGCCGGTGATGACGCGCGACAACCTCGATTCGATGCGCGTGCCCAACCTGGCGAGCGGGCCGCTCGCGCCCGAGCTGGGGATCCGGCCGGCCAGCATCGAGAGCGTGGCGCCGTCCTACCTCGGCGCCGGCGGCACGCGCCACGATGCCTGGCGCGCGCGTCGCTGA
- a CDS encoding lytic transglycosylase domain-containing protein — translation MSTSLVRVYRAAAMTLSAVVLAAGAAACAAQPVDDVTSNDDQVFVQLREAARANNPARAAQLAAMIPNYPAPSYLEYFQIKPQLFDSSGKARIDAPDAPVLSFLQRYDGQAIADRMRNDYLLVLGARHDWRGFDEQYKRFVLDDDTQVKCYSLESRASRGENVADMARHLLVEPKNYGDACVDLISALAVNQQFSSDDVWTQARLAFEQNYTTTAGKIVDVLGPRPAGFDQAAGAPPLFLARGVGSDAVSRQLALIAITRMARNDPDQAAGMMGTLTQLSKSEQAIAWGEIGMQAALKRSPMALQYYKQSGGAPLSVPGYEWRVRAALLAGDWPSVRWAIDQMPDELRAQPAWLYWHGRALKQAGDAGGANRDFEQVAGRFDFYGQLSAEELGQKTVIPPRTTVSDAEVDAMSQVPGFALARRFYALNLRLEGNREWNWPLRGMTDRQLLAAAEYAKRIDMLDRTVNTADRTTAMHDFTLRYPSPYRPIVERYAATSGLDIEWAYGLIRQESRFITSARSSAGAGGLMQLMPATAQLVAKKLGMGGLSRAQMHDIDTNIQLGTWYLSDIYQKFDDSAVLATAGYNAGPGRPRQWRQVLTQPVEGAIFAETIPFNETRDYVKNVLSNTTYYAALFEGKPQSLKARLGFVSP, via the coding sequence ATGTCAACCAGCCTCGTCCGAGTATATCGCGCGGCCGCCATGACGCTGTCGGCGGTCGTACTGGCCGCGGGCGCCGCCGCGTGTGCCGCTCAACCCGTCGACGACGTCACGTCGAACGACGATCAGGTCTTCGTCCAGCTACGCGAGGCCGCGCGCGCCAACAACCCGGCCCGCGCCGCGCAGCTCGCCGCGATGATCCCGAATTATCCGGCGCCGTCCTATCTCGAGTATTTCCAGATCAAGCCGCAGTTGTTCGACAGCTCGGGCAAGGCTCGCATCGACGCGCCCGACGCGCCGGTGCTGTCCTTCCTGCAGCGCTACGACGGCCAGGCGATCGCCGACCGCATGCGCAACGACTACCTGCTGGTGCTGGGCGCGCGTCATGACTGGCGCGGCTTCGACGAGCAGTACAAGCGCTTCGTGCTCGACGACGACACCCAGGTGAAGTGCTACTCGCTCGAGTCGCGCGCCTCGCGCGGCGAGAACGTCGCCGACATGGCGCGCCACCTGCTGGTCGAGCCGAAGAACTACGGCGATGCCTGCGTCGACCTGATCTCGGCGCTGGCGGTCAACCAGCAGTTCTCGTCCGACGACGTCTGGACCCAGGCGCGCCTGGCCTTCGAGCAGAACTACACCACCACCGCCGGCAAGATCGTCGACGTGCTCGGCCCGCGCCCGGCCGGCTTCGACCAGGCCGCCGGCGCACCGCCGCTGTTCCTCGCGCGCGGCGTCGGCAGCGATGCCGTCTCGCGCCAGCTGGCGCTGATCGCGATCACGCGCATGGCGCGCAACGATCCCGACCAGGCGGCCGGCATGATGGGCACGCTCACCCAGCTCTCCAAGTCGGAGCAGGCGATCGCCTGGGGCGAGATCGGCATGCAGGCGGCGCTCAAGCGCTCGCCGATGGCGCTGCAGTACTACAAGCAGTCCGGCGGCGCGCCCCTGTCGGTGCCCGGCTACGAATGGCGCGTGCGCGCCGCGCTGCTGGCCGGCGACTGGCCCTCGGTGCGCTGGGCCATCGACCAGATGCCCGACGAGCTGCGCGCCCAGCCGGCCTGGCTCTACTGGCATGGCCGCGCGCTGAAGCAGGCCGGCGATGCCGGCGGTGCGAACCGCGACTTCGAGCAGGTGGCGGGCCGTTTCGACTTCTACGGCCAACTGTCTGCCGAGGAACTGGGCCAGAAGACCGTGATCCCGCCGCGCACCACCGTCAGCGACGCCGAGGTCGACGCGATGAGCCAGGTGCCAGGCTTCGCGCTGGCGCGCCGGTTCTACGCGCTGAACCTGCGCCTGGAAGGCAATCGCGAATGGAACTGGCCGCTGCGCGGCATGACCGATCGCCAACTGCTGGCCGCGGCCGAATACGCCAAGCGCATCGACATGCTCGACCGCACCGTCAACACGGCCGATCGCACCACCGCGATGCACGACTTCACGCTGCGCTATCCCTCGCCGTATCGGCCGATCGTGGAGCGCTACGCGGCCACCAGCGGGCTCGATATCGAGTGGGCCTATGGCCTGATCCGACAGGAATCGCGCTTCATCACCAGCGCGCGTTCCTCGGCGGGCGCCGGCGGCCTGATGCAGCTGATGCCGGCCACCGCGCAACTGGTGGCCAAGAAGCTCGGCATGGGCGGTCTCTCGCGCGCGCAGATGCACGACATCGACACCAATATCCAGCTCGGCACCTGGTACCTGTCCGACATCTACCAGAAGTTCGACGATTCGGCGGTGCTGGCCACGGCCGGCTACAACGCCGGGCCGGGACGCCCGCGCCAGTGGCGGCAGGTGCTGACCCAGCCGGTCGAGGGCGCGATCTTCGCCGAGACCATCCCCTTCAACGAGACGCGCGACTACGTGAAGAACGTGCTGTCGAACACCACCTATTACGCGGCGCTGTTCGAGGGCAAGCCGCAGTCGCTGAAGGCGCGGCTCGGTTTCGTCTCGCCCTGA
- a CDS encoding 5-formyltetrahydrofolate cyclo-ligase, which yields MSESIARPPVANRKQALRETLAPLRRAASGEAAANAALARRILDLLGKHPLLTVGFYWPLPGEFDARATVAEWLADDHRRRAALPVIAEPHTPLSFRRWTPDAPMRTGHHRIPEPAEGEALVPDLLLIPCVGFDKQGFRLGYGGGYYDRTLAAWPNEALPVTIGVAYEVSALDALPRESHDRPLDWILTERHAYRSGAAG from the coding sequence GTGAGCGAAAGCATAGCACGCCCCCCCGTCGCCAATCGCAAGCAGGCGCTGCGCGAAACGCTCGCGCCGCTGCGTCGCGCGGCGAGCGGCGAGGCGGCCGCGAATGCCGCGCTGGCGCGCCGGATCCTCGATCTGCTCGGCAAGCATCCGCTGCTCACGGTGGGCTTCTACTGGCCGCTGCCGGGCGAATTCGACGCACGCGCCACGGTCGCCGAATGGCTCGCCGACGACCATCGCCGCCGCGCCGCGCTGCCGGTGATCGCCGAGCCCCATACGCCGCTGTCGTTTCGGCGCTGGACCCCGGACGCGCCGATGCGCACCGGCCATCACCGCATCCCCGAGCCGGCCGAGGGTGAGGCGCTGGTGCCGGACCTGCTGCTGATCCCCTGCGTCGGCTTCGACAAGCAGGGCTTCCGGCTCGGCTACGGCGGCGGTTACTACGACCGCACGCTGGCGGCCTGGCCGAACGAGGCGCTGCCGGTGACGATCGGCGTGGCCTACGAAGTGTCGGCGCTCGACGCGCTGCCGCGCGAATCGCACGACCGCCCGCTCGACTGGATCCTCACCGAGCGCCACGCCTATCGCTCGGGCGCGGCCGGCTGA
- a CDS encoding winged helix DNA-binding protein, protein MVPAVPDKAPRSPAQIVSSEHLVSETSVELSELEYGLIMASNAFNRWMVRCMDAAGAKDMTAIEVSLLHHVGHRDRKKKLADICFVLNIEDTHVATYALKKLAARGYVCGEKSGKEVLFSVTPAGRALCEQYREVRERCLIETLKESGLTNRQIGEAAQLLRNASGLYDTAARAAASL, encoded by the coding sequence ATGGTTCCCGCCGTGCCAGACAAAGCGCCCCGCTCGCCCGCCCAGATCGTTTCGTCCGAACATCTCGTCTCCGAGACCAGCGTCGAGCTGTCCGAACTCGAATACGGGCTGATCATGGCGAGCAATGCGTTCAATCGCTGGATGGTCCGCTGCATGGACGCGGCCGGCGCCAAGGACATGACCGCGATCGAGGTCTCGCTGCTGCACCACGTGGGCCATCGCGACCGCAAGAAGAAGCTCGCCGACATCTGTTTCGTCCTGAATATCGAGGATACGCACGTTGCCACCTACGCGCTGAAGAAGCTCGCCGCGCGCGGCTACGTGTGCGGCGAGAAGTCGGGCAAGGAGGTGCTGTTCTCGGTGACGCCGGCCGGGCGCGCGCTCTGCGAGCAGTACCGCGAGGTGCGCGAGCGCTGCCTGATCGAGACGCTCAAGGAGAGCGGGCTGACCAACCGGCAGATCGGCGAGGCCGCGCAACTGCTGCGCAATGCCTCGGGGCTCTACGACACGGCCGCGCGCGCGGCCGCTTCGCTGTAG
- the pxpB gene encoding 5-oxoprolinase subunit PxpB, translated as MTAPRLYPLGDTALVCEAPPPATLDCQRRIWAVAALARGWPQVLDVVPGMNNLTVVFDPFETSAAALLPRLEAAWREADPDAAPGREVEIPVIYGGEAGPDLAAVAAHTGLAAREVVERHAAGSYIVFFLGFQPGFAYLGGLEAALHTPRRTAPRLEVAAGSVGIGGAQTGIYPASAPGGWQLIGRTALPLFDPAQTPPTLLQPGDRVRFTVREVQAS; from the coding sequence ATGACCGCTCCCCGTCTCTACCCGCTAGGCGATACCGCTCTCGTCTGCGAAGCGCCGCCGCCCGCCACGCTGGACTGCCAGCGCCGGATCTGGGCGGTCGCGGCGCTCGCGCGCGGCTGGCCGCAGGTGCTCGACGTGGTGCCGGGCATGAACAATCTCACGGTGGTGTTCGATCCGTTCGAGACCTCGGCGGCGGCGCTGCTGCCGCGGCTCGAGGCCGCCTGGCGCGAGGCCGATCCCGATGCCGCGCCGGGCCGCGAGGTCGAGATCCCGGTGATCTACGGCGGCGAGGCCGGCCCCGATCTCGCGGCGGTCGCCGCGCATACCGGACTGGCCGCGCGCGAGGTGGTCGAACGCCACGCGGCCGGCAGCTACATCGTGTTCTTCCTCGGTTTCCAGCCCGGCTTCGCCTATCTCGGCGGCCTCGAGGCGGCCCTGCACACGCCGCGTCGCACCGCGCCGCGCCTGGAGGTGGCGGCCGGCTCGGTCGGCATCGGCGGCGCGCAGACCGGCATCTACCCGGCCAGCGCACCCGGCGGCTGGCAACTGATCGGCCGCACCGCCCTGCCCCTGTTCGATCCCGCGCAGACGCCGCCCACCCTGCTGCAGCCGGGCGACCGCGTACGCTTCACGGTGCGGGAGGTGCAGGCATCATGA
- a CDS encoding biotin-dependent carboxyltransferase family protein gives MSQGSASAGIEVLRAGPLSTVQDTGRRGFRHLGVALGGALDTLALEVGNRLVGNRPAAAAIEITLGPASFRFPRATRIAITGTGFGAMLDGRRVHAWWSLPVAAGQTLALQVAQHGMRGYLCVAGGIDVLPVLGSRSTDLGSRFGGLGGRALRDGDRLPVGQPGAATPACLAPEAQEFGVKAPAWCASLMPSEALPRRPHTHASWPTLVRVLAGPQYGGFASASQQALWNEEWRVTPNSNRMGYRLAGPALLREAREELLSHAVLPGTIQVPPNGQPIVLMHDAQTTGGYPQIGTVIRADLWKLAQARLNLPIRFVPTTAEAAREALAAERAYLRQIDVAIALRDEAHQRQRRALAAGTRAA, from the coding sequence ATGAGCCAGGGCTCCGCTTCCGCCGGCATCGAGGTGCTGCGCGCCGGGCCGCTGTCGACGGTGCAGGACACCGGCCGGCGCGGTTTTCGTCACCTGGGCGTGGCGCTGGGCGGCGCGCTCGACACGCTGGCGCTCGAGGTCGGCAACCGGCTGGTCGGCAACCGCCCCGCGGCGGCCGCCATCGAGATCACGCTCGGCCCCGCCAGCTTCCGCTTCCCGCGCGCCACGCGCATCGCGATCACCGGCACCGGCTTCGGCGCCATGCTCGACGGCCGGCGCGTGCATGCCTGGTGGAGCCTGCCGGTGGCGGCCGGGCAGACCCTCGCGCTGCAGGTCGCACAGCACGGCATGCGCGGTTATCTGTGCGTGGCGGGCGGCATCGACGTGCTGCCGGTGCTCGGCTCGCGCAGCACCGACCTGGGCTCGCGCTTCGGCGGCCTGGGCGGGCGCGCGCTGCGCGACGGCGACCGCCTGCCGGTCGGCCAGCCCGGTGCCGCCACACCCGCCTGTCTCGCGCCCGAGGCGCAGGAATTCGGCGTCAAGGCGCCGGCCTGGTGCGCCTCGCTGATGCCGAGCGAGGCGCTGCCGCGCCGCCCGCATACGCATGCATCCTGGCCCACCCTGGTGCGGGTGCTGGCCGGCCCGCAATACGGCGGCTTCGCGAGCGCCTCGCAGCAGGCGCTGTGGAACGAGGAATGGCGCGTCACGCCCAACAGCAACCGGATGGGCTACCGCCTGGCGGGGCCGGCCCTGCTGCGCGAGGCGCGCGAGGAACTGCTCTCGCACGCGGTGCTGCCGGGCACCATCCAGGTTCCGCCGAACGGCCAGCCGATCGTGCTGATGCACGACGCCCAGACCACCGGCGGTTATCCGCAGATCGGCACGGTGATCCGCGCCGATCTCTGGAAGCTCGCCCAGGCGCGCCTGAACCTGCCGATCCGCTTCGTGCCGACCACCGCCGAGGCCGCGCGCGAGGCGCTCGCGGCCGAGCGCGCCTACCTGCGCCAGATCGACGTGGCGATCGCGCTGCGCGACGAGGCGCACCAGCGGCAGCGCCGGGCGCTGGCGGCCGGCACCCGGGCCGCCTGA
- the pxpA gene encoding 5-oxoprolinase subunit PxpA — MEIDLNADLGEGCGSDEALLDLVTSANIACGWHAGGAQAMRDCVRWSVEKNVSIGAHPSFHDPENFGRKEMDLPASEIYAGVLYQLGALSAIAQAEGGRIAHVKPHGALYNQAARDPRIADAVVAAIHDFDPSVAVFGLAGSGFVGAARRLGLAAVEEVFADRGYRADGSLVPRSEAGAMVEDEDEMLARTLEMVRGRRVRAVTGEWVPLNAQTVCLHGDGPHALAFARRIRNALEHAGVTLTAPGAAHA, encoded by the coding sequence ATGGAAATCGATCTGAATGCCGATCTCGGCGAGGGCTGCGGCTCCGACGAGGCGCTCCTGGACCTCGTCACGTCGGCGAATATCGCGTGCGGCTGGCACGCGGGCGGCGCGCAGGCGATGCGCGACTGCGTGCGCTGGTCGGTCGAGAAGAATGTCTCGATCGGCGCGCACCCGAGCTTCCACGACCCGGAGAACTTCGGGCGCAAGGAGATGGACCTGCCGGCGAGCGAGATCTACGCCGGCGTCCTCTATCAACTGGGTGCGCTATCTGCGATCGCACAAGCCGAGGGCGGGCGCATCGCCCACGTCAAGCCGCATGGCGCGCTCTACAACCAGGCCGCGCGCGACCCGCGCATCGCCGACGCGGTGGTGGCGGCGATCCACGACTTCGACCCGTCGGTGGCCGTGTTCGGCCTGGCCGGCAGCGGCTTCGTGGGCGCCGCGCGGCGCCTGGGCCTGGCCGCCGTGGAGGAGGTGTTCGCCGATCGCGGCTACCGCGCCGACGGCTCGCTGGTGCCGCGCAGCGAGGCCGGCGCGATGGTGGAGGACGAGGACGAGATGCTGGCGCGCACGCTGGAGATGGTGCGCGGGCGGCGCGTGCGGGCGGTGACCGGCGAGTGGGTGCCGCTCAATGCGCAGACGGTCTGCCTGCACGGCGACGGCCCGCATGCGCTAGCCTTCGCGCGGCGTATCCGCAATGCGCTGGAGCACGCGGGCGTGACGCTGACGGCGCCGGGCGCGGCGCATGCCTGA